From the genome of Geobacter sp. SVR, one region includes:
- a CDS encoding cytochrome c biogenesis protein: protein MKPLLISSICLYMFGSSNRLLLAAGAAAEVVYLGMRGLSLGRLPLLGPHDTLAFFSASIGVMALATAFSPALAGKKWFGTASGMAAGFFALFALLFPASAMPLPQILDTLWFEAHVVLAFFAYALFAVGALLCAGYLGQGERSLLELQYRTALTGWSFFSASMLAGGIWGYYAWGTYWLWTPKELWTSILWIFYALFLHLRLKGTRWDRLAAWLGIAGFFVMLFTYLGVSMLMKSSHSF, encoded by the coding sequence GTGAAACCGCTCCTGATCTCCTCCATCTGCCTGTACATGTTCGGCTCGTCCAACCGGCTGCTCCTTGCTGCCGGAGCTGCGGCCGAGGTCGTGTACTTGGGCATGCGCGGCCTCTCCCTGGGGCGCCTGCCTCTGCTCGGGCCCCATGATACCCTGGCGTTCTTCTCCGCCTCCATCGGCGTGATGGCCCTTGCCACCGCCTTCTCCCCAGCCCTGGCCGGCAAGAAGTGGTTCGGAACCGCTTCCGGTATGGCTGCCGGCTTTTTCGCCCTGTTCGCCCTGCTGTTCCCCGCCTCGGCCATGCCGCTGCCGCAGATCCTGGACACCCTCTGGTTCGAAGCGCACGTGGTACTGGCCTTTTTCGCCTATGCCCTGTTCGCGGTCGGTGCACTGCTCTGTGCCGGGTATCTCGGCCAGGGCGAACGCTCTCTGCTTGAACTGCAGTACCGCACCGCCCTGACCGGCTGGTCGTTCTTCTCGGCCTCCATGCTGGCGGGGGGTATCTGGGGATACTACGCCTGGGGTACCTATTGGCTCTGGACCCCCAAAGAGCTTTGGACTTCGATCCTGTGGATCTTTTACGCCCTGTTCCTCCATCTGCGCCTCAAGGGGACGCGCTGGGACCGGCTTGCTGCCTGGCTGGGCATCGCCGGGTTTTTCGTGATGCTTTTCACTTACCTGGGTGTAAGCATGCTGATGAAAAGCTCGCACAGCTTCTGA
- the trpB gene encoding tryptophan synthase subunit beta, translated as MNYPDKQGHFGAYGGRYVPETLMPALLELEQAYQHYRHDREFKEEYLYYLRQYVGRPNPLYFAEKLTKRLGGARIYLKREDLNHTGAHKVNNTIGQGLLARRMGKKRVIAETGAGMHGVATATIAALFGMQCEVFMGEEDTRRQAQNVFRMKLLGATVTPVTAGTATLKDAMNEAMRNWVSTIADTFYVIGTVAGPHPYPMMVRDFQAIIGREAKRQHRQAEGRLPDALVACVGGGSNALGLFYPFLKDTSVRIIGVEAAGYGIATGKHAAPLCAGSPGILHGNRTYLLQDEHGQITHAHSISAGLDYPGVGPEHAWLKDSGRAEYVCITDQEALEGFQALAREEGIIPALESSHAIAYALKLAPTMTRDQSIVVCLSGRGDKDMHTVADAMGVAF; from the coding sequence ATGAACTATCCCGACAAACAAGGCCATTTTGGCGCATACGGCGGCCGCTACGTTCCCGAAACCCTGATGCCCGCCCTGCTGGAGCTGGAACAAGCCTACCAGCATTACCGCCACGACCGCGAGTTCAAGGAAGAATACCTGTATTACCTGCGCCAGTACGTCGGCCGCCCGAACCCGCTTTACTTCGCTGAAAAGCTGACCAAACGGCTGGGAGGGGCCAGGATCTACCTCAAGCGCGAGGACCTGAACCACACCGGGGCCCACAAGGTCAACAACACCATCGGCCAGGGACTGCTGGCACGCCGGATGGGCAAGAAACGCGTGATCGCCGAAACCGGCGCCGGCATGCACGGCGTGGCCACCGCCACGATCGCTGCCCTGTTCGGCATGCAGTGCGAGGTGTTCATGGGGGAGGAGGATACCCGGCGCCAAGCCCAGAACGTCTTCCGCATGAAACTGCTGGGCGCCACGGTCACGCCGGTCACAGCTGGCACCGCCACCCTCAAGGACGCCATGAACGAGGCCATGCGCAACTGGGTCAGCACCATTGCCGACACGTTCTACGTCATCGGTACCGTGGCAGGTCCGCACCCCTACCCGATGATGGTGCGCGACTTCCAGGCCATTATCGGCCGGGAAGCCAAACGCCAGCACCGGCAGGCCGAAGGGCGCCTGCCCGACGCACTGGTGGCCTGCGTGGGTGGAGGCAGCAACGCCCTGGGGCTGTTCTACCCCTTCCTGAAGGACACATCGGTCAGGATCATCGGGGTCGAGGCGGCCGGATACGGCATCGCGACCGGCAAGCATGCCGCTCCGCTCTGCGCCGGTTCCCCCGGCATCCTGCACGGCAACCGCACCTATCTGCTGCAGGACGAGCACGGCCAGATCACCCACGCCCACTCCATCTCGGCCGGCCTGGACTATCCCGGCGTCGGCCCCGAGCATGCCTGGCTCAAGGACAGCGGCCGGGCCGAGTACGTCTGCATCACCGACCAGGAGGCCCTGGAGGGATTCCAGGCACTGGCGCGCGAGGAGGGCATTATCCCGGCCCTGGAGTCGTCCCATGCCATCGCTTATGCCCTGAAGCTGGCACCAACCATGACCAGGGACCAGAGTATCGTGGTCTGCCTGTCGGGACGCGGCGACAAGGATATGCACACCGTGGCCGATGCCATGGGAGTGGCGTTCTAA
- a CDS encoding glycosyltransferase family 39 protein: MTASTQQSGTSLIDSRWLPLIPLCLSALVICLFYHPPGISADGHTYLQIARNIQLGIGPGWQALWATPLPSIIIAGVDSIFGMHDLLRTAGLVAPVMGVLLTAAVYFLAVGLFDRRIALVAALASSVTPHFLAITFSTEPEIYYSVFLITALGLLDRAASRNSLWHAAGAGILFCCAYLSRSEGFLIMGLTSMTLLAIQGRQVLRSFMPRLVAIMVVVFFLASSPYLAFLKKNYGTFVISPKATYVLIWMKGRIYHDHNKGEQGNDELWGLAPDGRLKWQQPSGIGDLARYLLQDPEKSIRVYLHNLLMELPGRVPNNSGTQHFPNVFPVYLTFLAALSFLFSWGDSSLRRKATIAAPFLILLILPVFSEGWWKYLVPYAPLLLILASAGLVYAARRLFTDRTAAGVVIVCTTGLMAYYLDRYGNGLLTGMFSPKQDAKVTVKAVPDPGRAVRLNYADDARKAGQWAALRYGPGKNYMVAWNKMIYYLNGLWTALPVADPPATYRYAVRNHVDLFVIEVHNAEVPDAGLASAAPGFALDSVYHSEATPYRVAFFRPLHQP, from the coding sequence ATGACAGCCAGCACGCAGCAATCCGGGACAAGTCTGATCGATTCGCGCTGGCTCCCCCTGATACCCCTCTGCCTTTCGGCACTGGTGATCTGCCTGTTCTACCATCCCCCCGGCATATCCGCCGATGGCCACACTTACCTTCAGATCGCCCGTAACATCCAGTTGGGGATCGGGCCAGGCTGGCAGGCCCTCTGGGCCACGCCGTTGCCCTCCATCATCATTGCCGGAGTGGACAGCATCTTCGGCATGCACGACCTTCTCAGGACTGCGGGCCTTGTCGCCCCGGTGATGGGGGTGCTGCTGACCGCCGCGGTCTATTTCCTGGCTGTCGGGCTGTTCGACCGCAGAATCGCGCTGGTGGCGGCCCTGGCCTCCTCCGTAACACCCCATTTTCTGGCCATCACCTTCTCCACGGAACCGGAAATCTACTATTCGGTCTTTCTGATAACCGCTCTGGGGCTGCTGGACCGTGCCGCCTCCCGCAACTCGTTGTGGCATGCCGCAGGCGCAGGTATCCTGTTCTGCTGCGCCTATCTCAGCCGTTCCGAAGGCTTCCTGATCATGGGCCTGACATCCATGACGCTGCTGGCAATACAGGGCAGACAGGTGTTGCGTTCGTTCATGCCCCGCCTCGTGGCAATCATGGTGGTAGTATTCTTCCTGGCGTCCTCTCCCTACCTGGCATTCCTCAAGAAAAACTACGGCACGTTCGTCATCAGCCCCAAGGCGACCTACGTCCTGATCTGGATGAAGGGCAGGATCTATCATGACCACAACAAGGGGGAGCAGGGCAACGATGAGCTCTGGGGCCTTGCCCCGGACGGAAGGCTGAAATGGCAGCAGCCTTCAGGGATCGGCGATCTGGCACGTTACCTCCTGCAGGATCCGGAGAAAAGCATCCGGGTCTACCTGCATAACCTCCTGATGGAGTTGCCCGGCCGGGTCCCCAACAACAGCGGCACGCAGCACTTTCCCAATGTCTTTCCGGTGTACCTGACGTTTCTGGCAGCGCTGTCGTTTCTGTTTTCGTGGGGAGATTCCTCCCTGCGCAGGAAGGCAACCATTGCCGCCCCGTTCCTGATCCTCCTCATTCTACCGGTGTTCAGCGAGGGGTGGTGGAAATACCTGGTGCCCTATGCGCCGCTACTGCTCATACTCGCCTCTGCCGGCCTGGTTTATGCTGCCAGAAGGCTGTTTACGGACAGAACCGCTGCAGGTGTGGTTATCGTGTGCACAACAGGCCTCATGGCCTACTACCTTGACAGGTACGGCAACGGGTTGCTGACCGGCATGTTTTCCCCGAAACAGGACGCAAAGGTAACGGTCAAGGCCGTTCCCGACCCCGGCCGCGCGGTCCGGCTGAATTACGCGGATGATGCCCGCAAAGCGGGCCAGTGGGCCGCGCTCCGGTATGGCCCCGGCAAAAACTATATGGTAGCCTGGAACAAGATGATCTACTACCTGAACGGCCTCTGGACCGCCCTGCCGGTGGCGGACCCGCCCGCCACCTATCGGTATGCCGTTCGGAACCATGTGGACCTGTTCGTCATCGAGGTCCACAATGCGGAGGTTCCCGATGCCGGACTGGCCTCTGCGGCGCCGGGCTTTGCCCTTGATTCCGTCTACCATTCGGAAGCCACACCATACCGGGTGGCGTTTTTCAGACCTCTCCATCAACCATAG
- a CDS encoding phosphoribosylanthranilate isomerase gives MVKVKICGITNLDDALTAIDAGADALGFVFVQASPRHIAPEQAADIIRQLPPFVHTVGLFVNQTQQTVNSIADQCGLDLIQLHGDESPHYCRGIGRRIIKAFRIKDSTSLDGVDSYRVAACLLDAWSPTAHGGTGQTFNWDIAAVAAAAHRIILAGGLTPANVAEAVKRVCPYAVDVSSGVESAPGRKDAALVRDFIAAAKHASAGRQAASPASLPGLHAR, from the coding sequence ATGGTCAAAGTCAAAATCTGCGGCATAACCAATCTTGACGACGCGCTGACGGCCATTGACGCTGGCGCCGATGCGCTCGGCTTCGTCTTTGTCCAGGCCTCCCCCCGCCACATTGCCCCCGAGCAGGCTGCCGACATAATCCGCCAGCTGCCCCCTTTCGTGCATACGGTTGGGTTGTTCGTCAATCAGACACAGCAGACCGTCAACAGCATTGCCGACCAGTGCGGGCTGGATCTCATCCAACTGCACGGCGACGAATCCCCGCACTATTGCCGGGGGATCGGACGCCGGATCATCAAGGCTTTCCGGATCAAGGACAGCACCAGCCTTGACGGCGTGGACAGCTACCGTGTGGCAGCCTGCCTGCTGGATGCCTGGTCCCCGACCGCCCACGGCGGCACGGGCCAGACCTTCAACTGGGACATTGCCGCTGTTGCGGCCGCCGCACACCGCATCATCCTGGCCGGCGGCCTGACCCCTGCCAACGTGGCTGAGGCGGTAAAGCGGGTATGCCCCTATGCCGTGGATGTCTCCAGCGGGGTCGAATCGGCGCCGGGCAGGAAGGATGCCGCGCTGGTGCGGGACTTCATCGCCGCTGCCAAACATGCCTCAGCCGGCCGGCAGGCGGCCTCCCCCGCCTCCCTTCCGGGACTGCACGCGAGATGA
- a CDS encoding TrpB-like pyridoxal phosphate-dependent enzyme codes for MNTKILLSESQIPRQWYNIIPDMPGPLAPVINPQTLQPVTPDDMLAIFPMALIEQEMSPNRWIDIPDEVREIYKLWRPSPLFRARRLEQALGTPAKIYYKFEGVSPAGSHKPNSAIPQAFYNKQAGIRRLATETGAGQWGSSLSLACSLFGLECTIYMVKVSCTQKPYRKSMMQLWGANVIPSPSEFTNSGRSILAHDPDCPGSLGIAISEAVEDAATHADTNYALGSVLNHVCLHQTVIGLEAKEQLQIAGDYPDVVIACCGGGSNFAGLAFPFIADRATGKQVRCLAVEPASCPTLTKGIYAFDYGDTAKVAPIAMMYTLGHDFMPPGIHAGGLRYHGESPLVSQLYAAGQIEAKAYKQNSCFEGALLFARSEGIVPAPESSHAVRAAIDEAVLAKEEGKERTILFGLSGHGQLDMGAYDSYLSGNLEDYEYPDAMVKAALEKLPKIGGWGPGTGDR; via the coding sequence ATGAACACCAAGATTCTGCTCAGCGAAAGCCAGATTCCGCGTCAATGGTACAACATCATCCCGGACATGCCCGGCCCGCTGGCCCCGGTCATCAACCCGCAAACCCTGCAGCCGGTCACCCCGGACGACATGCTGGCGATCTTCCCCATGGCGCTGATCGAGCAGGAGATGTCCCCCAACCGCTGGATCGACATTCCTGACGAAGTCCGCGAGATTTACAAGCTGTGGCGCCCCTCCCCGCTTTTCCGCGCCCGCCGGCTGGAGCAGGCCTTAGGTACTCCCGCCAAGATCTACTACAAGTTCGAAGGGGTCTCTCCGGCCGGATCGCATAAACCCAATTCAGCCATACCTCAGGCTTTCTACAACAAACAGGCCGGCATCCGCCGTCTGGCCACCGAAACCGGAGCCGGGCAGTGGGGCAGCTCGCTGTCCCTGGCCTGTTCGCTGTTCGGGCTGGAATGCACGATCTACATGGTCAAGGTTTCCTGCACCCAGAAACCGTACCGTAAGAGCATGATGCAGCTGTGGGGGGCCAACGTGATCCCCTCTCCCTCTGAATTCACCAATTCCGGCCGCTCGATCCTGGCCCATGACCCGGACTGCCCCGGCAGCCTCGGCATCGCCATTTCCGAGGCGGTCGAAGATGCCGCTACCCATGCCGATACCAACTACGCCCTGGGTAGCGTGCTGAACCATGTCTGCCTGCACCAGACCGTGATCGGCCTGGAAGCCAAAGAGCAGTTGCAGATCGCCGGCGACTACCCGGACGTGGTGATCGCCTGCTGCGGCGGCGGCTCCAACTTCGCCGGTCTGGCCTTCCCCTTCATCGCCGACCGGGCCACCGGCAAACAGGTGCGTTGCCTGGCGGTCGAACCGGCCTCCTGCCCCACCCTGACCAAGGGTATCTATGCCTTCGATTACGGCGATACCGCCAAGGTGGCGCCGATCGCCATGATGTACACCCTGGGGCACGACTTCATGCCCCCCGGCATCCATGCCGGCGGCCTGCGCTACCATGGAGAATCACCGCTGGTCTCCCAGCTGTACGCCGCCGGACAGATCGAGGCCAAAGCCTACAAGCAGAACTCCTGCTTCGAAGGTGCGCTGCTGTTTGCCCGCAGCGAAGGCATCGTGCCGGCCCCGGAATCCTCCCATGCTGTACGGGCCGCCATCGACGAAGCGGTGCTGGCCAAGGAAGAGGGTAAGGAGCGCACGATCCTGTTCGGCCTGTCCGGCCACGGCCAGCTCGACATGGGAGCCTACGACTCCTACCTGTCCGGCAATCTGGAGGATTACGAATATCCGGATGCAATGGTGAAGGCGGCGCTGGAGAAACTGCCGAAAATCGGGGGATGGGGACCAGGGACCGGGGATCGGTAA
- a CDS encoding homoserine dehydrogenase produces the protein MNDIKVGLIGFGNIGAGVVKLLQDNADVIRGKVGTGIVLKRIADLDITSDRGVTVDPDCLTTDVNAIFDDPEISVVIELIGGYEPAKSFVLKAIEKGKHIVTANKALLALHGAEIYAAAAKHNVEVQFEASVGGGIPVLTAIKSNMAANRFGSVFGIMNGTCNYILTRMTQEGADFGDVLTAAQELGYAEPDPTFDVEGIDTAHKLAVLVSLCFGTRIDFNDIHTEGISGISGLDVKFAQDFGYRIKLLAIGKLSNGQVEARVHPTMIPLHNPLADVNGVFNAIRLTGDFVGPVMFYGRGAGQNPTASAIVGDLMGLSRSMMVCAGRRIAPLGFLDDRITTLPVKPMAEIVSKYMLRFSALDKPGVLASIAGALGSNGISIESMMQTSHQAGDETPVPIVIMTHEAREGAVQAALKEIDGFDFICEKTSFIRIEDNLE, from the coding sequence ATGAACGACATCAAGGTTGGACTGATAGGATTCGGCAACATCGGCGCCGGAGTGGTCAAGCTGCTGCAGGACAATGCGGATGTGATCCGCGGCAAGGTCGGTACCGGTATCGTCCTCAAGCGGATCGCCGATCTGGACATCACCTCCGACCGGGGCGTCACGGTCGATCCCGATTGCCTGACCACCGATGTCAATGCCATCTTCGACGACCCCGAGATTTCGGTGGTGATCGAGCTGATCGGCGGCTACGAGCCTGCCAAGAGTTTCGTGCTCAAGGCAATCGAAAAAGGCAAGCACATCGTCACGGCCAACAAGGCGCTGCTGGCCCTGCACGGTGCGGAGATCTATGCCGCGGCGGCCAAGCACAACGTGGAGGTACAGTTCGAAGCCTCGGTGGGGGGCGGCATTCCGGTACTGACGGCCATCAAGAGCAACATGGCTGCCAACCGCTTCGGCAGCGTGTTCGGCATCATGAACGGCACCTGCAACTACATCCTGACCCGCATGACCCAGGAGGGGGCCGATTTCGGCGATGTGCTCACGGCCGCCCAGGAACTCGGATACGCCGAACCCGATCCGACCTTCGATGTAGAAGGTATCGATACGGCCCACAAGCTGGCCGTGCTGGTTTCGCTCTGCTTCGGCACGCGCATCGACTTTAACGACATCCATACCGAAGGCATCTCCGGCATCAGCGGACTGGATGTCAAATTTGCCCAGGATTTCGGTTACCGCATCAAGCTGCTGGCGATCGGCAAGCTTTCCAACGGTCAGGTGGAAGCCCGCGTGCATCCGACCATGATCCCGCTGCACAACCCGCTGGCCGACGTCAACGGCGTCTTCAACGCCATCCGCCTGACCGGCGACTTTGTCGGCCCGGTCATGTTCTACGGCCGCGGAGCGGGCCAGAATCCGACCGCCAGCGCCATCGTGGGGGACCTGATGGGACTGTCCCGCAGCATGATGGTCTGCGCCGGACGCAGGATTGCGCCGCTCGGCTTCCTTGACGACAGGATCACCACCCTGCCGGTCAAGCCGATGGCCGAAATCGTCAGCAAGTACATGCTGCGCTTCAGCGCCCTTGACAAGCCCGGGGTACTGGCCTCCATCGCCGGCGCACTCGGCAGCAACGGCATCAGCATAGAATCGATGATGCAGACCTCCCACCAGGCGGGCGACGAAACCCCGGTTCCGATCGTGATAATGACCCACGAGGCTCGCGAAGGCGCCGTGCAGGCGGCCTTGAAGGAGATCGACGGATTCGATTTCATCTGCGAAAAGACCAGCTTCATCCGGATCGAGGACAACCTGGAATAG
- the nusB gene encoding transcription antitermination factor NusB: MGLRREARELALQMLYALDANPTASLRETLQSFREDQPEVAARVREFAEGLVHGVRQWRPEIDAAISARSKNWSLARMPRVDLNVMRLAAYELMYRPDIPKKVTINEAIEIARKFGDKDSPAFVNGILDDIEPCPKTEETNEE; encoded by the coding sequence ATGGGTTTACGACGCGAAGCACGAGAACTGGCGCTGCAGATGCTCTATGCGCTGGATGCCAATCCGACGGCCAGCCTGAGGGAAACGCTGCAGTCCTTCCGGGAAGACCAGCCCGAGGTTGCGGCCAGGGTGCGGGAATTCGCCGAAGGGCTCGTCCACGGGGTCCGGCAGTGGCGGCCCGAGATCGATGCCGCCATCAGCGCCCGTTCCAAGAACTGGTCGCTGGCCAGAATGCCGCGGGTCGACCTGAACGTCATGCGTTTGGCAGCCTACGAGCTGATGTACCGGCCTGACATTCCCAAAAAGGTCACCATCAACGAGGCCATCGAGATCGCCCGCAAATTCGGCGACAAGGATTCGCCCGCCTTTGTCAACGGCATTCTCGACGATATCGAGCCCTGCCCCAAGACCGAAGAAACGAACGAAGAGTAA
- the ribE gene encoding 6,7-dimethyl-8-ribityllumazine synthase, which produces MPQFIEGKLDASGQKMGVIVSRFNSFISERLLEGAIDAIVRHGGDDKDIHVARVPGAFEIPLAAKKMVDSGKYDAVICLGAVIRGSTPHFDYVASEVSKGIAAVSLDSGVPVVFGVLTTDTIEQAVERAGTKAGNKGFEAAVTAIETVNLLRALK; this is translated from the coding sequence ATGCCGCAATTCATTGAAGGAAAGCTGGACGCCAGCGGCCAGAAGATGGGCGTTATCGTCAGCCGTTTCAACAGCTTCATTTCGGAGCGCCTGCTGGAGGGCGCCATCGACGCCATCGTCCGCCACGGCGGCGACGATAAGGATATCCATGTGGCCCGTGTGCCGGGCGCTTTCGAGATCCCCCTGGCAGCCAAGAAGATGGTTGACAGCGGGAAGTACGACGCCGTGATCTGCCTGGGTGCCGTCATCCGCGGCTCCACCCCCCACTTCGATTATGTCGCATCTGAAGTCTCCAAGGGCATCGCAGCGGTTTCGCTGGACAGCGGAGTGCCGGTGGTCTTCGGCGTACTGACCACCGATACCATAGAGCAGGCTGTGGAGCGGGCCGGCACAAAGGCCGGCAACAAAGGTTTCGAAGCCGCGGTAACCGCCATTGAAACCGTTAACCTGCTGAGGGCTCTGAAATAA
- the cbiD gene encoding cobalt-precorrin-5B (C(1))-methyltransferase CbiD produces MGKMLRHGYTTGACAAAAAKGAALMLVRQESVAEVSIELPAGVTAGFGLHGQRFDAASAACFVIKDAGDDPDVTNGAEVHAVVTVNPPSPPSPEEESHIVIQGGIGIGKATKPGLAVAPGEWAINPVPRQMIEEAVRGVFPAHFSPCSILVTISIPNGEALAQKTLNARLGIVGGLSILGTTGIVRPISAKAWTDTIDTALDVARACGCPTVMLSTGRTSELAAQRHLEEAGHALLEPGRAGTFPALLPEEACIMMGDHVAHALKACSQRGFYRPLLACQFAKLLKIACGHENTHAAASDLDLATLRGWAERQRLPQPLLDLIGGANTAREIVVAGGFDTDLLKLVCDHASRAAHSYAPDVFPSFLIADYTGKIAFSS; encoded by the coding sequence ATGGGAAAAATGCTTCGCCACGGCTACACTACCGGCGCCTGCGCTGCTGCAGCCGCCAAGGGGGCGGCGTTGATGCTGGTCCGGCAGGAGTCGGTCGCCGAAGTGAGTATCGAACTGCCGGCCGGAGTCACTGCCGGCTTCGGCCTGCACGGGCAGCGCTTCGATGCTGCATCTGCCGCCTGCTTCGTGATCAAGGATGCCGGCGACGATCCGGATGTGACCAACGGCGCCGAGGTGCATGCCGTGGTGACGGTGAATCCCCCCTCGCCCCCCTCTCCCGAAGAGGAGAGCCATATTGTCATCCAGGGAGGTATCGGTATCGGCAAGGCCACAAAACCAGGTCTGGCAGTTGCACCGGGGGAATGGGCCATCAACCCTGTTCCGCGGCAGATGATCGAAGAGGCGGTGCGAGGCGTTTTTCCCGCTCATTTCTCCCCATGCTCCATCCTCGTCACTATCTCCATACCCAACGGCGAAGCGCTTGCCCAAAAAACCCTCAACGCCCGTCTCGGCATTGTCGGTGGCTTGTCGATCCTCGGCACCACCGGGATTGTCCGCCCCATTTCAGCCAAGGCCTGGACCGACACCATCGACACGGCCCTGGATGTGGCCCGGGCCTGTGGCTGCCCTACCGTGATGCTCTCGACCGGGCGTACCAGCGAGCTGGCGGCGCAACGACACCTTGAAGAGGCAGGACACGCCTTGCTCGAACCGGGCAGGGCTGGCACGTTCCCTGCCTTGTTGCCTGAAGAGGCCTGCATCATGATGGGGGACCATGTCGCCCATGCCCTGAAGGCTTGCAGCCAACGCGGCTTTTACCGGCCGCTGCTCGCCTGCCAGTTCGCGAAGCTGCTCAAGATCGCCTGCGGTCATGAGAACACTCATGCCGCCGCCTCGGACCTGGATCTGGCGACCCTGCGCGGTTGGGCCGAGCGGCAGCGACTCCCGCAGCCGCTCCTTGACCTCATCGGCGGTGCCAACACCGCCCGTGAAATCGTCGTTGCCGGCGGATTCGACACCGACCTGCTGAAACTGGTCTGCGACCATGCCTCCCGGGCCGCCCACAGCTATGCCCCGGATGTTTTTCCCTCCTTTCTGATAGCCGATTATACCGGAAAAATTGCCTTCAGCTCCTGA
- a CDS encoding precorrin-8X methylmutase: MDSLTLKPEEIEALSFSIIDDEAGAHGWPEAEWQVVRRAIHTSADFEYARTTVFSDGAVERALTALSQGHGIVTDTHMAMAGISRARLARFGCRVSCHVADPDVAELAAREGITRSIAAMRKGVADSANRIFVIGNAPTALFELLRLMENGQADPALIIGLPVGFVGAEESKKALAAMQHPAPFITNMGRKGGSNIAAAVVNALAILAAESCR; this comes from the coding sequence ATGGATTCGCTGACCCTGAAACCGGAAGAGATCGAGGCGCTTTCGTTCAGCATCATCGATGACGAGGCTGGCGCGCACGGCTGGCCGGAAGCCGAGTGGCAGGTGGTCCGGCGCGCCATCCACACCAGCGCTGATTTCGAATACGCCCGCACCACCGTCTTTTCCGACGGTGCGGTCGAACGGGCGCTGACGGCGCTGTCACAGGGCCACGGCATCGTCACCGACACGCACATGGCCATGGCCGGCATCAGCCGGGCCCGGCTGGCACGCTTCGGATGCCGCGTGTCATGCCATGTGGCAGATCCGGACGTGGCCGAACTGGCCGCCCGGGAGGGCATCACCCGCTCCATCGCGGCCATGCGCAAGGGAGTGGCCGATTCCGCGAACCGCATTTTCGTGATCGGCAACGCCCCCACGGCACTTTTCGAGCTGTTGCGCCTGATGGAGAACGGCCAGGCCGACCCGGCGCTGATCATTGGGCTACCGGTCGGATTCGTCGGTGCCGAGGAGAGCAAGAAGGCTCTGGCAGCCATGCAGCACCCGGCACCCTTTATCACCAATATGGGACGCAAGGGGGGCTCCAACATAGCGGCAGCAGTGGTGAACGCCCTGGCGATCCTGGCTGCCGAATCGTGCCGGTAA
- a CDS encoding sirohydrochlorin chelatase: MKTAILMMAHGSRIATANDAARQVAAMVQQMTGFEIVEVSFREMHAPNIQEGIDACVARGAERILLMPYFLFMGAHVLHDLPEEIAEAKKRYPDLVMEMGEHLGAHRKLAEIQAERIGEALDRLGWR; encoded by the coding sequence ATGAAGACCGCAATATTGATGATGGCTCACGGCAGCCGCATCGCCACTGCAAACGACGCTGCCCGCCAAGTAGCCGCCATGGTGCAGCAGATGACCGGCTTTGAGATCGTCGAGGTTTCGTTCCGCGAGATGCACGCACCAAACATCCAGGAAGGGATCGACGCCTGCGTGGCCAGAGGTGCCGAACGGATCCTGCTGATGCCCTACTTTCTCTTCATGGGAGCGCACGTGCTCCACGATCTGCCCGAGGAGATCGCCGAGGCGAAAAAGCGCTATCCGGACTTGGTGATGGAAATGGGAGAACACCTGGGTGCGCACCGCAAACTGGCCGAGATCCAGGCCGAGCGGATCGGAGAGGCCCTGGACCGGCTCGGGTGGCGCTGA